The DNA sequence GATTGAATATGACTGAGGAAGAATTTATTGGCACAATTGTGGGtaccattttgtgtttgatagCACTTGTGCTGATAGTAATGCTTATGCGGAAATGTATGCGTGGGGATACTCGCGATAACGAGAACGCACCAAGAGAATTGACAGACCCCGTAACGCTAATATTCACTGACATcgagagcagcactgcgcagtgggcagcacaccctgagcttatgcctgatgccgttgcaacacatcaccgCCTAATTCGCTCATTGATTTCCAAGTATGGATGCTATGAAGTGAAGACTGTTGGAGATTCTTTTATGATTGCATGCAAGAGCCCTTTCGCTGCTACGCAATTAGCGTGTGACATGCAACGATGCTTTTTAGAACATGATTGGAAGACTGATGTGTTTGATACGTCTTATCGTGAGTTTGAGCGGCAGCGTGCGGAAGATGATGGGGATTATGTTCCACCCACTGGCCATCTTGACCCTGATGTTTACAGTCGGTTGTGGAATGGACTGCGAGTGCGTGTTGGAATTCACACCgggttgtgtgatattcggcatgatgaagtgacgaaaGGATATGACTTTTACGGTCGTACATCGAATATGGCAGCACGGACTGAGAGCATTGCTAATGGGGGGCAGGTGCTGTTGACACGTCCGACATACCTTTCATTGAGTACTTCGGAGCGTGAGCAATTAAATGTGACTGCATTGGGTGATGTGCCATTGCGTGGTGTACCCAAACCTGTGGAGATGTACCAATTGAATGCGGTACCCGGAAGGACATTTACTACACTGCGACTTGACCATGAGGTTGCTGATGACGAAGATACGAGTGTTTCTTGCAGTGATGGGAGTTCCATTGGTGCAGTTCTCAGTGATGCCGCTCAACAGGTTGTTGCTTGCGTTGAAGCACTACTTGGTGCATTCCCTACTGCGCAGCATAAGAAATTACTTATGCCATTTTGTAACCGATGGGGAGTTTCGTTACCTTATAATGTTTCTGATACGTGGGATGCAACCACGTGCCGTAATGTTACTCGCCTGCTTGCCGCGAGGGTTGGTCGTGTTGTGGATTTTGGGACGAAGAATACTCATGACAGTGTACAATTCTCTGAAAGACGCTCGGGAACTTTTCCGTCCAGGTTAGCTGCCGCTGTTGATCTCGTAAGCATCCCTTCAACTTCTACCTGTATTCAATCCAGCTGCAgtattatatatatgaatgtgccagatgatgatgataccaGCAAATATTCCCCTAAGCATTGAAATATGTGTCCATTATTGCCAGAATAATTGGATAAGGTTCAATGAAAGATCTGTGCATGTTTCTTGTTCGATATTGGATGTTTTCGATAATATTCTTTTTAGGTtatattttccacttctATGTATACACGGTATCCTCCTCACATGTTGGGTGCTTTCCATATTCGTGTGTTCCGCTTAGCTAGTGATTAAAGCACTTATTGAAGCAAACCCacttttcgtttgttgttaTAAAGTGGGGGATGTACTTATTTTCTCCATACTCTCACTGTGTGAAgcgttatttttcttgtttcccaCTTCCGGTGAGCGGGTGTCAGGCAAAATGCACTGACCTCCTATATTAATGAAAATCGATGCATTCCCGTGCTGGACAGATAAGCCATCGTATTATTAACTTctaatgttgctgttggtacAACATATCAGTGTTGTtcactttgctttcctttactaTTATGTTGAAAtggtttattgtttttttctttttgtgtgcatatatctgtatatgtgtttcGATATACCGTCACCACTCTACCACGTTGATGGATTGGGGAATGGCTACTGATTGATTAATGCATGGTTTTTTGTCACTTTAATAACAACATTGTATTCCATGATGGCTTTCAGCAACTGACCCTTGTGTACAATTTCctgtttatttccctctacTGACACAAATCTTTTTTACtaatatcttttccttcttttatcaCTTTCCAGGACTTGACAAGCCAAATATGTGAGGCTGGCTATTGCATTTGGAAGGACATTTGCTACACTGCGACTTAACCATGAGGTTGCTGATGACGAAGATACGAGTGTTTCTTGCAGTGATGGGAGTTCCATTGGTGCAGTTCTCAGTGATGCCGCTCATCAGGCcgttgcttttattgaagCACTACTTGGTGCATTCCCTACTGCGCAGCATAAGAAATTACTTATGCCATTTTGTAACCGATGGGGAGTTTCGGCGCCTTATAATGTTTCTGATACGTGGGATGCAACCACGTGCCGTAATGTTACTCGCCTGCTTGCCGCGAGGGTTGGTCGTGTTGTGGATTTTGGGACGAAGAATACTCATGACAGTGTACAATCCTTTGATAGACGCTCGGGAACTTTTCCGTCCAGGTTAGCTGCCGCTGTTGATCTCGTAAGCATCCCTTCAACTTCTACCTGTATTCAATCCAGCTGCAgtattatatatatgaatgtgccagatgatgatgataccaGCAAATATTCCCCTAAGCATTGAAATATGTGTCCATTATTGCCAGAATAATTGGATAAGGTTCAATACATGATCTgtgcatgtttctttttcgatATTGGATGTTTTCGATAATATTCTTTTTAGGTtatatttttcacttctaTGTATACACGGTATCCTCCTCACATGTTGGGTGCTTTCCATATTCGTGTGTTCCGCCTAGCTAGTGATTAAAGCACTTATTGAAGCAAACCCacttttcgtttgttgttaTAAAGTGGGGGATGTACTTATTTTCTCCATACTCTCACTGTGTGAAgcgttatttttcttgtttcccaCTTCCGGTGAGCGGGTGTCAGGAAAAATGCACTGACCTCCTATATTAATGAAAATCGATGCATTCCCGTGCTGGACAGATAAGCCATCGTATTATTAACTTctaatgttgctgttggtacAACATATCAGTGTTGTtcactttgctttcctttactaTTATGTTGAAAtggtttattgtttttttctttttgtgtgcatatatctgtatatgtgtttcGATATACCGTCACCACTCTACCACGTTGATGGATTGGGGAATGGCTACTGATTGATTAATGCATGGTTTTTTGTCACTTTAATAACAACATTGTATTCCATGATGGCTTTCAGCAACTGACCCTTGTGTACAATTTCctgtttatttccctctacTGACACAAATCTTTTTTACtaatatcttttccttcttttatcaCTTTCCAGGACTTGACAAGCCAAATATGTGAGACTGGCTATTGCATTTGGAAGGACATTTGCTACACTGCGACTTAACCATGAGGTTGCTGATGACGAAGATACGAGTGTTTCTTGCAGTGATGGGAGTTCCATTGGTGCAGTTCTCAGTGATGCCGCTTATCAGGCcgttgcttttattgaagCACTACTTGGTGCATTCCCTACTGCGCAGCGTAAGAAATTACTTATGCCATTTTGTAACCGATGGGGAGTTTCGGCGCCTCGTAATGTTTCTGATACGTGGGATGCAACCACGTGCCGTAATGTTACAGTCACTTGTGTGTAATTGAATTTCAACTGCACTCTCTTCTGCTCCCTTTCGTGCCCTTACTTTATTGTtgtctattatcattattattattattctctcatttctctcctttaAGACTTACGAATTCCTCAAGTCAAGTCACCAGTGTTATGGCTTCCTTCATGCGTCTTGTTACTCCACTTGGCGCTGCAGTGGCTTGCAGTCATCTCCTCATGGTTGTGTTACCGCTGCTGTTACTTATTCCTGGTTTATGTGCTGATAAAGACTGTAACAGTAGCAGTGTAACGGTGAGGGTGTATAATTTGTTGTACAGCTCTAAGATATCAAGTAAAATCTATGAACCCGTCATTGCTGGTTTCAATGCCTCGCTACATGCGCATAATGATGATTTGCCGGCAAATGTGTGCATAGAGGTCGAACATGTTCATGCCAGAAGCGATGAGGATTACGTCTCATATTTAAAGGATAAAATTGATGGAGATGCTGCTGTACATAATAAGAGTGAACTGCCCATTGTGCTGGGACCTGTTGGTGATGTGACTACTCTCCATCTCACCAGGGAACTTGAGAAGTTTGAAATAGTggccttttctccctttactgGATCTTcggatgtgcgtgtgtggaaaaagaatcTGTACTTCCTTACGGCATCGCCTGTTGCAGAGGTGCTTGCACTAATTCGTTACGCTGTGAGTCAATTGAGGTTTCAGCGACTGGGTTTTATGTACCTGAAGGGTGTGTTTTATGGCGATAAGGAGTATAAGCTGACACTTAAGGTAATGTCGATTATGGGCCGTAAATTGTGCGGTGTTTTCGAATTAGACAGCTCTACTGATGGAAGggcttctgatgatgattttGAGGCTGCATGGAAAAGGTTTGCTCCCACGATGCCACAAGGTGTAATTGTGTTTGGTTCGCCAATTGAGGATACGAAGAGGTTCCTGATGAAGTTTTTAGGGAGCAATGAATTGAGAGGTGCTTATATATTAATTCCTTCCATGCTTCAATATGTTATCAAAAACAGTTGGGTGAAGGAGTTGGCCGTAAAGAATTTTGTGCCTGAGAGAGTGATACTGACGGGTCCGAGTCCACTTGCAAATGATAATGAATACATAGCGGTACGGAAGTTTCAGCCTGTTATGGAGAAGTACCtggaaaaaaatgggaaactTAATGGTCACAATTATGAAAAGGGTCACTTTTACCAGCACAGTACTGACGGAGAATTGATGCTGCACGGATGGATCACAGGCGAGGTCTTGTGGCGTACACTGGGAAGTCGTGAATTACTGAAAAACCGTACAACTTACATGAACTCTCTGTACAACCAGCGTCGGTATGTTATCGATGATCTTGTGATTGGTGATTTTGGTGGTGAATGTGAGGGGAAGGCTGGTCAGCGTGGAGCTGCATGCAAATGTAATCAAGGTGGAAATGTTGTTTACATGAAGAGGATGGGAACTGATCGGAATCTACATCCTGTGAAGGAGGGTGTAGTGACTCTCGCTTCATCACGCTGCTATACGAATCTCTTACAACTGTATGCCCCATTGAATGGTATAATGTTTCGACTAGAAGACAATCCATTGGCGCAGCGGATTACAGAGGAATATCGCGATGGCGCCTCCCCCGTTGTTGGAAAGGGCCAATTGGGTCAAGGTGATCGCTTATTTTTGCATGAACTGAATTCGACATCGAGTGCGACAAAGCACAACATGTTAGAGGAGGTTAAAGAGCGTGTTGTGACGGCCGTGTtcggtgttgtggatgacGCGCTACTGTCGATGACAGATATGACATTTATTGATCCCATTCCTCTCAGTCCCAGGTTGAAACACCCCGGAAGGAATGTGTTGCATTTGTCTCCAACAATTGAACAGCAGATTTTTGTAATGGTGGAGCGTGTTGTGGTTCCGAATTCCTGGGGGAGTGTGCATGCCATTGTTCGCAGTAGTGATGCACGTGGAATAAAATCTGTTCTTCGAAAGACTTTTTGGGCACTTGGTGGGTCGCTGGGTGCTTTCGACGAAGTTACCGACAGTGAAAGTGTGAAGAGTTTGTTACCGAATAGCGGCTTCGTTCTCGTTATTGGTCTAACTGAAGCTGATATTACTGCAATTGCTGAGCATCTTGACAATCACAGGGaagtgcgtgtatttgtgttattCTTCGATGTGGCACTGCTGTACAGTGAGTTTGTGAAGGTATTCAAAAAGCATCCGCAAGCTGCCGAGCGGTTACTATTCGCAACAAGCCTACCACACTGGGCAGACAACAATACGACATCCGAGACGGTTCAGGAGTTTCACAGGGACGTGGGGAATGAGAGTAAATGGACTCCACTGGCGCTGCTTGGGTATGCGACTGCACGTGCaatggaaagtgttgtgttgCAAATGGGGCGTGTGAACTCAGAAGAGCTTATCAACACTATATTCAGTCAGTCTGTAATTGTAGCGGATGACATGTGGTATGGACCCTTTGAGGACAGTTGTTCCAATAGCCGCTGGTCATCAGCGAAAGACTGCATTGTGAATTACGGTGCGACACATATTTCCGTGTGGTCCATGGCTCGTGTGTTGAATCCTTCCGTACCTCCTGTTAGTGGAGTAGCAGCACCATCAATACGTTACTACAAAGATGGATTGAATATGACTGAGGAAGAATTTATTGGCACAATTGTGGGtaccattttgtgtttgatagCACTTGTGCTGATAGTAATGCTTATGCGGAAATGTATGCGTGGGGATACTCGCGATAACGAGAACGCACCAAAAGAATTGACAGACCCCGTAACGCTAATATTCACTGACATcgagagcagcactgcgcagtgggcagcacaccctgagcttatgcctgatgccgttgcaacacatcaccgCCTAATTCGCACATTGATTTCCAAGTATGGATGCTATGAAGTGAAGACTGTTGGAGATTCTTTTATGATTGCATGCAAGAGCCCTTTCGCTGCTACGCAATTAGCGTGTGACCTGCAGCGGTGCTTTTTAGAACATGATTGGAAGACTGATGTGTTTGATACGTCTTATCGTGAGTTTGAGCGGCAGCGTGCGGAAGATGATGGGGATTATGTTCCACCCACTGGCCATCTTGACCCTGATGTTTACAGTCGGTTGTGGAATGGACTGCGAGTGCGTGTTGGAATTCACACCgggttgtgtgatattcggcatgatgaagtgacgaaaGGATATGACTTTTACGGTCGTACATCGAATATGGCAGCACGGACTGAGAGCATTGCTAATGGCGGGCAGGTGCTGTTGACACGTTCGACATACCTTTCATTGAGTACTTCGGAGCGTGAGCAATTAAATGTGACTGCATTGGGTGATGTGCCATTGCGTGGTGTACCCAAACCTGTGGAGATGTACCAATTGAATGCGGTACCCGGAAGGACATTTACTACACTGCGACTTGACCATGAGGTTGCTGATGACGAAGATACGAGTGTTTCTTGCAGTGATGGGAGTTCCATTGGTGCAGTTCTCAGTGATGCCGCTCATCAGGCcgttgcttttattgaagCACTACTTGGTGCATTCCCTACTGCGCAGCATAAGAAATTACTTATGCCATTTTGTAACCGATGGGGAGTTTCGTTACCTTATAATGTTTCTGATACGTGGGATGCAACCACGTGCCGTAATGTTACTCGCCTGCTTGCCGCGAGGGTTGGTCGTGTTGTGGATTTTGGGACGAAGAATACTCATGACAGTGTACAATCCTTTGATAGACGCTCGGGAACTTTCCCACCTGGATTGGTTGCCTCTGTTCCTGAGGAGGGTAGTTTAGCTTCAACTTCTACCTGTATTCAATCCAGCTGCAGTGTTGTGTACATGATGAATGGgccagatgatgatgataccaGCAAATGTTCCCCTAAGCATTGCAATATGCGTCCGTTATTGCCAGAATAATTGGATAAGGTTCAATACATGATCTgtgcatgtttctttttcgatATTAGATTTTTTCGATAATATTCTTTTTAGGTTGTCTCTATTACTATGTGTGCTCAGCATCCTCCTCACATGTTGGGTGGTTTTATTATCCCTCTGATGAAAGAAATTTCTTGAAATGCTGTTGGCaatcttttattttaatacGTTTAGCGGTAAGcgcttttcgtttttcctttattatgCGATACCGGAGCATGCATATCACTGCTGATGCTCCGGCCCATAGTTTATGATATGTGTTCTTTTCCACCCCCGGTGAGTGGGTGTCAGGCAAAATGCACTGATATCCTCTTTTGGTGGGAATTTATAAGTTACCATGCTGGACAGTTGAGCCACCGTATTATTAACTTctaatgttgctgttggtacAACATATCAGTGTCGTTCACTTTGATTTCCTTTACTATTATGTTGAAAtggtttattgtttttttctttttgtgtgcatatatctgtatatgtgtttcGATATACCGTCACCACTCTACCACGTTGATGGATTGGGGAATGGCTACTGATTGATTAATGCATGGTTTTTTGTCACTTTAATAACAACATTGTATTCCATGATGGCTTTCAGCAACTGACCCTTGTGTACAATTTCctgtttatttccctctacTGACACAAATCTTTTTTACtaatatcttttccttcttttatcaCTTTCCAGGACTTGACAAGCCAAATATGTGAGACTGGCTATTGCATTCGGAAGGACATTTA is a window from the Trypanosoma brucei brucei TREU927 chromosome 8, complete sequence genome containing:
- a CDS encoding receptor-type adenylate cyclase GRESAG 4, putative → MASFMRLVTPLGAAVACSHLLMVVLPLLLLIPGLCADKDCNSSSVTVRVYNLLYSSKISSKIYEPVIAGFNASLHAHNDDLPANVCIEVEHVHARSDEDYVSYLKDKIDGDAAVHNKSELPIVLGPVGDVTTLHLTRELEKFEIVAFSPFTGSSDVRVWKKNLYFLTASPVAEVLALIRYAVSQLRFQRLGFMYLKGVFYGDKEYKLTLKVMSIMGRKLCGVFELDSSTDGRASDDDFEAAWKRFAPTMPQGVIVFGSPIEDTKRFLMKFLGSNELRGAYILIPSMLQYVIKNSWVKELAVKNFVPERVILTGPSPLANDNEYIAVRKFQPVMEKYLEKNGKLNGHNYEKGHFYQHSTDGELMLHGWITGEVLWRTLGSRELLKNRTTYMNSLYNQRRYVIDDLVIGDFGGECEGKAGQRGAACKCNQGGNVVYMKRMGTDRNLHPVKEGVVTLASSRCYTNLLQLYAPLNGIMFRLEDNPLAQRITEEYRDGASPVVGKGQLGQGDRLFLHELNSTSSATKHNMLEEVKERVVTAVFGVVDDALLSMTDMTFIDPIPLSPRLKHPGRNVLHLSPTIEQQIFVMVERVVVPNSWGSVHAIVRSSDARGIKSVLRKTFWALGGSLGAFDEVTDSESVKSLLPNSGFVLVIGLTEADITAIAEHLDNHREVRVFVLFFDVALLYSEFVKVFKKHPQAAERLLFATSLPHWADNNTTSETVQEFHRDVGNESKWTPLALLGYATARAMESVVLQMGRVNSEELINTIFSQSVIVADDMWYGPFEDSCSNSRWSSAKDCIVNYGATHISVWSMARVLNPSVPPVSGVAAPSIRYYKDGLNMTEEEFIGTIVGTILCLIALVLIVMLMRKCMRGDTRDNENAPKELTDPVTLIFTDIESSTAQWAAHPELMPDAVATHHRLIRTLISKYGCYEVKTVGDSFMIACKSPFAATQLACDLQRCFLEHDWKTDVFDTSYREFERQRAEDDGDYVPPTGHLDPDVYSRLWNGLRVRVGIHTGLCDIRHDEVTKGYDFYGRTSNMAARTESIANGGQVLLTRSTYLSLSTSEREQLNVTALGDVPLRGVPKPVEMYQLNAVPGRTFTTLRLDHEVADDEDTSVSCSDGSSIGAVLSDAAHQAVAFIEALLGAFPTAQHKKLLMPFCNRWGVSLPYNVSDTWDATTCRNVTRLLAARVGRVVDFGTKNTHDSVQSFDRRSGTFPPGLVASVPEEGSLASTSTCIQSSCSVVYMMNGPDDDDTSKCSPKHCNMRPLLPE